In Prochlorococcus marinus CUG1435, the genomic window GTTATTCGATTTTCTAACTTGACCGCTCAAACCCAATTCCCCAATAAATGAGGTACTAGCCAAAGGAGGAATATTTTTCAAACTCGATAAAATTGATATTGCTACACCTAAGTCAGATGAGGGATCATTAATTTCAAAACCTCCACCAGTAGCTACATAACAATCAAACTCAGATAATTTTATCCCTACGTGTTTTTCAATGACAGCAAGAATTTGATGCAATCTATTTATGCTTATTCCAGTTGTAGTTCGTCTTGGGTTACTGTAGAAAGTTTTATTTACCAGTGCTTGTATATCAACTGCTAATGGCCGAGTGCCTTCATTTGTAATCGTAGTTGTTACACCTGAAATATTTTCTTTATTTGTAAAAATTGAACTTGGGTTTTTTATCTCACGTAAACCCTCTTCAAGCATTTCAAAAATTCCAATTTCAAAGGTCGATCCAAATCGATTTTTTATACTTCTTAGTAATCTATGAGATGAAATCTTATCTCCTTCAAAGTTTATTACTGTATCAACTAAATGTTCTAGAGTTTTAGGGCCAGCTAAAGCACCATCTTTAGTTACATGACCAATTATTAGAAGCGCTATATTATTATCTTTGGCTAGATTTTGCAACTCAGAAGAACATTCTCTAACTTGAGAAACAGATCCTGGAGAACTTTGCATTTCATGATTATGGATGGCTTGAATACTATCAATAATTGCGAAGCTTGGATTGACACATTTGATCTCTTCAATAATTAAAGATAAATTAGTTTCTGCAAAAATTTTTAAATCAATACTATTTTGATTTAATCTTTCCCATCTAATTTTTACTTGTTCTAGGGATTCTTCAGCAGTTATGTATAACACTTTTTCATTGAGAGATATTTTCCCTGCTGATTGAAGAACTAATGTGCTTTTACCTATACCTGGTTCTCCTCCGAGTAAAACAACAGATCCAGGTACAATTCCACCTCCAAGAACTCGATCGAATTCCCTAAAACCACTCGAAAATCTTAATATTTTTTTTGATGAGATCTCATGAAACGGTATAGATTTTTTACTATTTTTTTTCTCTTGATATTTAGAGGTCTTACTTTTTATTTCTTCAACAATGGAATTCCATGAGTTGCAATTAAGGCATTTCCCAAAGTATTGAGAAGTTTCGGCTCCGCAATTTTGACAAATAAAAGTCGATAATTTGCTAGACATTTAGTCTCAAAAAAAAAATAATGGATTCAAAATGCTTGGGATATTGCCCCTCTACAAGTTAGATTAGGTAAATAATAAATTCTCTTACTGATTAGCTAATAGAAACAAATGGCTCTATCTAGTCAAACTAAAGAAACAATCCTTGTCGCAGATGACGAGGCAAGTATTAGAAGAATTCTGGAGACCCGTCTCTCCATGATTGGCTACAAAGTTGTAACTGCATGTGATGGTAAAGAAGCACTAAAGTTATTTAAAGATTATGACCCTGATCTAGTAGTACTTGACGTTATGATGCCCAAGTTAGATGGTTATGGAGTTTGTCAAGAATTAAGGAAAGATTCTGATGTTCCAATTGTTATGTTAACCGCATTAGGAGATGTGGCAGATAGAATAACGGGTTTAGAATTAGGCGCTGATGATTATGTTGTTAAACCATTTAGTCCCAAGGAACTAGAAGCAAGAATAAGGTGTGTTCTTAGAAGAATCGACAAAGAACAAATCCCTGGTATGCCTAATTCTGGTTTAATTTTGGTTACTGATATAAAAATTGATACAAATCGAAGACAAGTTTTTAAGAGTGATGAGAGAATTAGATTAACTGGTATGGAATTTAGCCTCCTTGAGCTTTTGGTGAGTAGGTCAGGAGAACCATTTAGTAGGGGAGAGATTTTAAAAGAAGTTTGGGGATATACACCAGAAAGACATGTTGATACAAGAGTAGTCGATGTTCATATATCAAGATTAAGATCAAAACTGGAGGCTGATCCTGCAAATCCTGAATTGATATTAACAGCAAGAGGTACTGGGTATCTTTTTCAAAGAATTGTAGATATTTCTCCTTTTGATGGTAAGTAAATGGTGAAAGACACTGTACATAAAATTAACAAGTCAAGAGCTATTAGAAGATTAGTTATTTGGTATAAAAGAAACTCTGCTGTAACTTCAATAGTAGATACTGCGGCCAGTTCTGCAGTAACGGCTAGTAATGTAGCAGGTAACGTAGTTTCAAGTGCTGGATCTGTTGTAAGCACAGCTAGTAATGTCGCTAGTAATGTTGCGGGTAATGTTGCAGGTAATGTAGTTTCAAGTGCTGAATCTGTTGTGAATACTGCTAGCAGTGTAGTTTCAAACGCTAGTACATTAGCTAAAAATACACTACAGCCATTAGTTTTTGACCCATTAAAAAGATTACAAAATAGTGACAACCTTTTGAATAAGGTGGAAGACTCGCAATCTAGTAGGATTTGGATTGCAGTTGATGGTATGGGGGGAGATTTTGCACCTGGGCCAATTCTCGAGGGATGTCTTGAAGCGATAAGCAGATTCCCCATAAATATAAAGTTTGTTGGCAAAATTCAAAATGTTAAAAATGCAGCAGAAAAAATTGGTTTATTAGAATTACTAGAAAAAGAAATAGAAAATAATCGTCTTGAATTAATTGATAGTGGAGATCCTATTGGAATGAATGAAGAAGCCACTGCAGTAAGAAAGAAGAAAACCGCAAGTATAAATGTTGCAATGGATTTAATAAAAAATAATAAGGCACAAGCAGTTTACTCAGCGGGAAATTCAGGAGCAATGATGGCTTCTGCCATATTTAGAATTGGAAGATTAAAAGGGATTGAAAGACCCGCTATAGGCGCATTATTTCCTACAAGAGATCAAACTCGACCTGTATTAGTTTTAGATGTTGGTGCAAATACCGATTGTAAACCTTCTTATCTTCATCAGTTTGCCCTTCTAGGCAATATTTATGCAAAAGACGTCTTGCAGGTAAAAAACCCAAAAATTGGTCTTTTAAATATCGGAGAAGAAGAATGCAAAGGTAATGATTTATCTTTAAAAACATTTGAACTATTGTCTAATGAAAAAAGTTTTAATTTTGCAGGTAATTGTGAAGGTCGAGATGTATTATCAGGTAGTTTCGACGTAGTAGTTTGTGATGGTTTTACGGGAAATATATTATTAAAATTTCTTGAGTCTGTAGGAGGTGTTCTACTAGATATTTTGAGATCGGAGCTGCCAAGAGGTAGGCGTGGAAAAGTTGGTTCAGCTTTTTTAAAAAGTAATTTACTCAGAATTAAGAAAAGGTTAGATCATGCCGAACATGGTGGCGCCTTACTACTTGGGGTAAACGGCATTTGTGTGATAGGCCATGGAAGTAGTAAGTCTTTATCAGTAGTAAGCGCTCTACGTTTAGCTCACTCGGCAGTAAATCATAATGTTATGGAAAATTTAAATCAACTTCAAAAGCTTCAAGTTTTAAATTCTTAAAACATATTTCGTCTAATTTATGTTTGACTTATATAAGTAATTAAAAAAACTCTTTTGGAAGGAATAAAGCCTAATCAGATTGGAGTCTCATTTAAAGGAAGTGGAAGTTATGTACCCGATCAAATACTAACCAATCAAAAAATTAGTCAAAAGGTTGATACGAGTGATGAATGGATAAAATCTAGAACCGGTATTTCTGAGAGAAGAATTTCTGGCTCAGGAGATAACGTCGCTGAGATGGGTTATAAGGCTGCACTTACTGCAATTGAAATGGCTAATTGGGATATTAAAACAATTGATTTGATCATCCTAGCCACTTCTACCCCACATGACTTATTTGGTTCAGCGCCATCCATTCAAGCTAAATTAGGGGCTAATAATGCTGTAGCTTTCGATTTGACAGCGGCGTGTAGTGGTTTTTTATTCGCCTTAATAACAGCTTCTCAATTTCTAAAAGGAAGAAATTTCAAAAGGGCTCTTATTGTAGGAGCAGATCAATTATCAAGCTTTGTTGATTGGAATGATAGAAGAAGTTGCATTCTTTTTGGAGATGGTGCGGGTGCATTAGCAATTGAAGCCACAAGTGATTTTGATAATTTAGTTGGTTTTGATATGAGAACTGCCGGTGATAGAGGTTCTTTTCTAAATCTTCCATCAAAAAATTACAGGGATTCAATAATTGATAATATTGATTTTTTAAGTGGAGGTTTTTCTCCAATTCAAATGAATGGTCAGGAAGTTTATAAATTTGCAGTTAGAGAAGTTCCTATTATTCTTGAAGATTTGTTTAAAAAAATGAATTATACTTCTGATGAAGTTGATTGGCTTGTATTACATCAAGCTAATCAAAGAATTTTGGACTCTGTAGGAGATAGGTTAAAAATTCCAAGAGAAAAAATACTAAGTAATTTAGAAAAATATGGCAATACTTCGGCAGCCACAATTCCATTAATGATGGATGAGGCTATTAGAAATAACAGAATTAAACAAAATGATATTATTGCTATGAGTGGTTTTGGTGCTGGGCTAAGTTGGGGTGCAGCCCTGATTAAATGGGGTTAAAAACAAAATAAGAACATTATGACAGTTGCATGGGTATTCCCTGGACAGGGCTCAC contains:
- the radA gene encoding DNA repair protein RadA; the encoded protein is MSSKLSTFICQNCGAETSQYFGKCLNCNSWNSIVEEIKSKTSKYQEKKNSKKSIPFHEISSKKILRFSSGFREFDRVLGGGIVPGSVVLLGGEPGIGKSTLVLQSAGKISLNEKVLYITAEESLEQVKIRWERLNQNSIDLKIFAETNLSLIIEEIKCVNPSFAIIDSIQAIHNHEMQSSPGSVSQVRECSSELQNLAKDNNIALLIIGHVTKDGALAGPKTLEHLVDTVINFEGDKISSHRLLRSIKNRFGSTFEIGIFEMLEEGLREIKNPSSIFTNKENISGVTTTITNEGTRPLAVDIQALVNKTFYSNPRRTTTGISINRLHQILAVIEKHVGIKLSEFDCYVATGGGFEINDPSSDLGVAISILSSLKNIPPLASTSFIGELGLSGQVRKSNNLRIKIEEAVRLGIKNIVVPKLEEELNNNFQELINIKEISNIKEAVDYSLSK
- a CDS encoding response regulator transcription factor, translated to MALSSQTKETILVADDEASIRRILETRLSMIGYKVVTACDGKEALKLFKDYDPDLVVLDVMMPKLDGYGVCQELRKDSDVPIVMLTALGDVADRITGLELGADDYVVKPFSPKELEARIRCVLRRIDKEQIPGMPNSGLILVTDIKIDTNRRQVFKSDERIRLTGMEFSLLELLVSRSGEPFSRGEILKEVWGYTPERHVDTRVVDVHISRLRSKLEADPANPELILTARGTGYLFQRIVDISPFDGK
- the plsX gene encoding phosphate acyltransferase PlsX, giving the protein MVKDTVHKINKSRAIRRLVIWYKRNSAVTSIVDTAASSAVTASNVAGNVVSSAGSVVSTASNVASNVAGNVAGNVVSSAESVVNTASSVVSNASTLAKNTLQPLVFDPLKRLQNSDNLLNKVEDSQSSRIWIAVDGMGGDFAPGPILEGCLEAISRFPINIKFVGKIQNVKNAAEKIGLLELLEKEIENNRLELIDSGDPIGMNEEATAVRKKKTASINVAMDLIKNNKAQAVYSAGNSGAMMASAIFRIGRLKGIERPAIGALFPTRDQTRPVLVLDVGANTDCKPSYLHQFALLGNIYAKDVLQVKNPKIGLLNIGEEECKGNDLSLKTFELLSNEKSFNFAGNCEGRDVLSGSFDVVVCDGFTGNILLKFLESVGGVLLDILRSELPRGRRGKVGSAFLKSNLLRIKKRLDHAEHGGALLLGVNGICVIGHGSSKSLSVVSALRLAHSAVNHNVMENLNQLQKLQVLNS
- a CDS encoding ketoacyl-ACP synthase III codes for the protein MEGIKPNQIGVSFKGSGSYVPDQILTNQKISQKVDTSDEWIKSRTGISERRISGSGDNVAEMGYKAALTAIEMANWDIKTIDLIILATSTPHDLFGSAPSIQAKLGANNAVAFDLTAACSGFLFALITASQFLKGRNFKRALIVGADQLSSFVDWNDRRSCILFGDGAGALAIEATSDFDNLVGFDMRTAGDRGSFLNLPSKNYRDSIIDNIDFLSGGFSPIQMNGQEVYKFAVREVPIILEDLFKKMNYTSDEVDWLVLHQANQRILDSVGDRLKIPREKILSNLEKYGNTSAATIPLMMDEAIRNNRIKQNDIIAMSGFGAGLSWGAALIKWG